A stretch of the Thermithiobacillus plumbiphilus genome encodes the following:
- a CDS encoding YbjN domain-containing protein translates to MSLIDPVNAFFKEMGWEATRLEKVPVVTTGLQLPTGEVEIFAHAHDEQNRILIYVRPRGLDIPAERMLAVAEFLTRANYGLPLGNFEMDLQDGEINFKNSIEIVDCQVSVALVRPMVIGAVETVNRYLPGLQQVVAGADPAQAIAAVEAPQ, encoded by the coding sequence ATGAGCCTGATCGATCCGGTGAACGCATTTTTCAAGGAGATGGGCTGGGAGGCCACCCGTCTGGAGAAGGTGCCGGTGGTGACCACCGGCCTGCAACTGCCCACGGGCGAGGTGGAGATCTTCGCCCATGCCCACGATGAGCAGAATCGCATCCTGATCTACGTCCGCCCGCGGGGCCTGGACATCCCGGCCGAGCGGATGCTGGCGGTCGCCGAGTTCCTGACCCGCGCCAACTACGGCCTGCCGCTGGGCAATTTCGAGATGGATCTGCAGGACGGCGAGATCAATTTCAAGAACAGTATCGAAATTGTGGATTGCCAGGTCAGCGTGGCGCTGGTGCGCCCAATGGTGATCGGCGCGGTGGAAACGGTGAACCGCTACCTGCCGGGCCTGCAGCAGGTAGTGGCCGGGGCCGATCCGGCGCAGGCCATCGCCGCCGTCGAAGCCCCGCAGTAA
- the rsmA gene encoding 16S rRNA (adenine(1518)-N(6)/adenine(1519)-N(6))-dimethyltransferase RsmA: MSTHRPRKRFGQHFLASPGVIHKIVEVIRPRRSDPMLEIGPGQGALTRALLPHLDVLQVVELDRDLIPGLVALRDASASRLEIHAGDALAFDYAGLARTLDQPLRVVGNLPYNISTPLIFHLLDAGAWIRDMHFMLQKEVVDRLAARPGGRDYGRLSVMVQVACEVHSLFEVPPGAFNPPPKVDSAVVRLVRRETPLVPAGLQNEFARLVSAAFASRRKTLSNNLKGLLDAAAIKQCGVDPGARAETLDVEAFVRLAQRFHPD, encoded by the coding sequence GTCCGCGCAAGCGCTTCGGCCAGCATTTCCTCGCCAGTCCCGGCGTCATCCACAAAATCGTCGAGGTGATCCGCCCCCGGCGCTCAGACCCGATGCTCGAGATCGGCCCAGGCCAGGGGGCCCTGACCCGAGCCCTGTTGCCGCATCTGGATGTCCTGCAGGTGGTGGAACTGGACCGCGATCTGATTCCGGGGCTGGTGGCGTTGCGCGATGCCAGTGCCAGCAGGCTGGAGATCCACGCAGGCGACGCCCTGGCCTTTGATTACGCGGGATTGGCGCGGACCCTGGATCAACCCCTGCGGGTGGTGGGCAATCTGCCCTACAACATCTCCACGCCCCTGATCTTTCATCTGCTGGATGCCGGCGCGTGGATCCGCGACATGCACTTCATGCTGCAAAAGGAAGTGGTCGATCGCCTGGCGGCCCGCCCCGGCGGCCGGGATTACGGGCGGCTGTCGGTGATGGTGCAGGTGGCCTGCGAGGTCCACAGCCTGTTTGAGGTGCCGCCCGGCGCCTTCAATCCGCCGCCGAAGGTGGATTCCGCGGTGGTGCGGCTGGTGCGCCGCGAGACGCCGCTGGTGCCGGCCGGCCTGCAGAACGAATTCGCAAGACTGGTGAGTGCCGCCTTCGCCAGCCGCCGCAAGACCCTGTCCAACAACCTCAAGGGCCTGCTGGATGCCGCAGCCATCAAACAATGCGGGGTGGACCCCGGCGCCCGCGCCGAGACCCTGGATGTCGAAGCATTCGTGCGCCTGGCGCAGCGGTTTCACCCCGACTGA
- a CDS encoding potassium/proton antiporter, translating to MDSGYQLILGGGLLLLISILSSAVSSRLGTPLLLIFLLLGMLAGVDGPGGIRFYDYHAAHVMGNIALAVILFDGGLRTPRAVFRVGLRPALSLATIGILVTAGITGTFAAWLLNLHWLEGLLLGAIISSTDAAAVFSLLGTQGITLKERVGATLEIESGTNDPMAVFLTIALVNTIAAGLDHPGWGILLFFVQQMGLGALLGGGLGFGMVFLLNRFDLSAKGLYPLLALGGALGIFGLTSSLGGSGFLAVYLAGLIIGNQPVQMKQDISNFHVGLGWLAQIVMFFALGLLSSPARLMEVAPQGLLIALVLMLVARPLAVYLSLLPIHFPRREQIFVSWVGLRGAVPIILAIFPLLANLPNAYLMFNVVFFIVLVSLLIQGWTVAPLARRLGLEVPPVQGPLQRLNLGLVGQVDYELLAYRLEEDSRALQFLPTELPLPERDKPVVVLRGKKVLRLRESGQLQPGDILYVFARGADIPRLNRLFARPPLGSDARKKRFFGEFEINGDALLSDLAGLYNLPVDPQQADCSLAEFIDGQLHTRPVVGDAVTLGPVSLVVKEMEGNQIKRVGLRLGQSGENPV from the coding sequence ATGGATAGCGGTTATCAACTCATTCTAGGTGGCGGCCTGCTGTTGCTGATCAGCATTCTCAGCAGCGCGGTCTCCTCGCGCCTGGGCACCCCCCTGCTGCTCATCTTTCTGTTGCTGGGGATGCTGGCAGGCGTCGATGGCCCAGGCGGCATTCGCTTCTATGACTATCATGCCGCGCACGTGATGGGCAACATCGCCCTGGCAGTGATCCTTTTCGATGGCGGCCTGCGCACGCCGCGCGCGGTCTTTCGGGTGGGGCTGCGACCAGCCCTGTCGCTCGCCACCATCGGCATTCTGGTCACCGCCGGGATCACCGGGACATTTGCCGCCTGGCTCCTGAACCTGCACTGGCTGGAGGGCCTGCTGCTCGGTGCCATCATCAGTTCCACCGATGCCGCTGCCGTGTTTTCCCTGCTCGGCACCCAGGGCATCACCCTCAAGGAACGCGTCGGCGCCACGCTTGAAATCGAGTCCGGCACCAACGATCCGATGGCGGTCTTTTTGACCATCGCCCTGGTCAACACCATTGCCGCCGGGCTGGATCACCCCGGCTGGGGCATATTGCTGTTTTTCGTGCAGCAGATGGGGCTTGGTGCCCTGCTCGGCGGAGGGCTGGGCTTTGGAATGGTCTTTCTGCTCAACCGATTCGATCTCAGCGCCAAGGGCCTCTATCCCCTGCTGGCCCTGGGCGGCGCCCTCGGCATCTTCGGCCTGACCAGCAGTCTCGGCGGCAGTGGCTTTCTCGCGGTTTATCTCGCGGGCCTGATCATCGGTAACCAGCCGGTACAGATGAAGCAGGACATTTCCAATTTTCATGTCGGGCTGGGCTGGCTGGCGCAGATCGTGATGTTTTTCGCGCTGGGGCTGCTCTCCTCGCCCGCCCGGCTGATGGAGGTCGCGCCCCAGGGGCTGCTGATCGCACTGGTGCTGATGCTGGTCGCCCGTCCGCTGGCGGTGTATCTCAGCCTGCTGCCCATTCACTTTCCGCGCCGGGAGCAGATCTTCGTATCCTGGGTGGGGCTGCGCGGGGCAGTGCCCATCATCCTCGCCATCTTTCCCTTGCTGGCGAACCTGCCGAACGCCTACCTGATGTTCAACGTGGTGTTTTTCATCGTGCTGGTATCCCTGCTCATCCAAGGCTGGACGGTCGCGCCCCTTGCGCGTCGGCTCGGCCTCGAAGTCCCTCCCGTGCAAGGCCCGCTGCAGCGCCTGAATCTCGGTCTGGTCGGACAGGTGGATTACGAACTGCTGGCCTATCGCCTGGAGGAGGACAGCCGGGCCCTGCAATTCCTGCCCACCGAACTGCCCCTGCCCGAGCGCGACAAGCCAGTGGTGGTGCTGCGCGGCAAGAAGGTACTGCGCCTGCGGGAAAGCGGCCAATTGCAGCCCGGCGACATTCTTTATGTATTCGCCCGTGGCGCCGACATCCCGCGTCTGAACCGGCTCTTTGCCCGGCCGCCGCTGGGCAGCGACGCGCGCAAGAAGCGCTTCTTCGGGGAGTTCGAGATCAACGGCGATGCCCTGCTGTCGGACCTCGCGGGTCTTTACAACCTGCCAGTCGATCCCCAGCAGGCAGACTGCTCCCTGGCGGAATTCATCGACGGGCAACTGCATACTCGCCCGGTGGTGGGCGATGCCGTCACCCTGGGCCCGGTCAGTCTGGTGGTCAAGGAAATGGAGGGCAATCAGATCAAGCGGGTGGGCCTGCGCCTGGGGCAGAGCGGCGAGAACCCGGTCTAG
- the yjgA gene encoding ribosome biogenesis factor YjgA, whose amino-acid sequence MTQPPQAPDEFNSRSLRKREAHAREALASILAELNPVQRGQLPLPEHLAHAVTELDRVREHGARKRQLKYVGRLLRELDEAAFEAIQARLDAIRQDRNRAAAAFHALERWRERLLQEGQPALDAWCARYPATDRALLMQRLAEVKAAQGATTPDPAPARQLFRDLRSWMDAGTV is encoded by the coding sequence ATGACGCAGCCACCCCAGGCCCCGGACGAGTTCAACAGCCGCAGCCTGCGCAAGCGCGAGGCCCATGCCCGCGAGGCGCTGGCGTCCATCCTCGCCGAGCTGAATCCGGTCCAGCGCGGCCAGTTGCCGCTGCCGGAACATCTGGCCCATGCCGTGACGGAACTGGACCGCGTCCGCGAGCACGGGGCCCGCAAGCGCCAGCTCAAGTACGTGGGCCGGTTGCTGCGCGAGCTCGATGAGGCTGCCTTCGAGGCGATCCAGGCCCGGCTCGATGCCATCCGCCAGGATCGCAACCGCGCTGCCGCCGCCTTTCACGCCCTGGAGCGCTGGCGCGAGCGCCTGCTGCAGGAAGGACAACCGGCCCTGGATGCCTGGTGTGCCCGCTATCCCGCCACGGATCGGGCGCTGCTCATGCAGCGGTTAGCCGAGGTCAAGGCAGCGCAGGGCGCGACGACACCGGATCCGGCGCCGGCACGCCAGCTGTTTCGCGATTTGCGCAGCTGGATGGATGCCGGAACTGTCTAG